The following proteins are co-located in the Sporosarcina pasteurii genome:
- the uvsE gene encoding UV DNA damage repair endonuclease UvsE has product MKIRFGYVANALGLWDASPSKTLTFARYKNLSKDERLDKLKSVTAQNLQHTKRILYYNIAHEIELYRFSSSLVPLATHPEVMWDFVSPFKREWEELGQLIQQFELRPSFHPNQFTLFTSPREEVTKNAVVDMEYHFKMLEVMNALDRGLINIHIGGAYGDKESTLERFHQNLKTLPANIKNQMTLENDDKTYDVEETLNTCEKEGIPMVLDYHHYMANTGEEDLSNYLPRIFNTWTRFPEVPKVHLSSPKSDQAFRSHADFVSFDFILPFLKMAKELNQDFDIMIEAKQKNLAMFKLIEEIASIRGVKRISGSTLEW; this is encoded by the coding sequence ATGAAAATCCGTTTTGGGTATGTTGCCAATGCATTAGGATTATGGGATGCAAGCCCTTCTAAAACGTTAACCTTTGCTCGCTACAAAAACCTTTCGAAAGATGAACGCTTGGATAAGCTCAAGTCTGTCACAGCACAAAATTTACAGCATACGAAAAGAATTTTGTATTATAATATCGCTCACGAAATAGAACTGTATCGGTTTTCAAGTTCACTTGTGCCATTGGCCACTCACCCTGAAGTCATGTGGGACTTCGTATCGCCATTCAAAAGAGAGTGGGAAGAGTTGGGCCAACTCATTCAACAATTTGAGCTACGGCCAAGCTTTCATCCTAATCAATTTACACTTTTCACAAGTCCGCGAGAAGAAGTGACCAAAAATGCAGTGGTTGATATGGAATACCATTTTAAAATGCTCGAAGTGATGAATGCGTTGGACAGAGGTCTTATTAATATTCACATCGGCGGAGCGTATGGGGATAAAGAAAGTACATTAGAGCGTTTTCATCAAAATCTAAAAACGTTACCTGCCAATATTAAAAACCAAATGACGCTTGAGAATGACGATAAGACCTATGATGTAGAAGAAACATTGAATACTTGTGAAAAAGAAGGAATTCCTATGGTTCTTGATTATCACCACTACATGGCTAACACAGGTGAGGAAGACCTCTCAAATTATTTACCGCGCATATTCAATACATGGACAAGGTTTCCTGAAGTGCCAAAAGTTCATCTTTCCTCACCAAAATCAGATCAAGCCTTCCGTTCACATGCAGATTTTGTTTCTTTTGATTTTATCCTTCCTTTCTTGAAAATGGCGAAAGAACTTAATCAGGATTTTGATATTATGATTGAAGCCAAACAGAAGAACCTTGCGATGTTTAAACTGATTGAAGAAATAGCATCTATTCGAGGAGTCAAACGTATCTCAGGCTCAACATTGGAATGGTAA
- the gerD gene encoding spore germination lipoprotein GerD, whose product MKTKFIQLLIVIFLLAGCTQPPQATPSFDEIKKMMKDAIQTEEGKKALRQILTEDDFRELLVLEQPEVKKSIEETLLSKQGEDFWKQAFDDPKFAEKIAKSMKDQQEDVMKQLMGDASFQKQLEEFFGQPDMQKQLESIMKSSTMKEQYEKAIEETINSPLLQTKWEKLIQEAGKGDSKKEKGKEEGQSKEGGEGQ is encoded by the coding sequence ATGAAAACGAAATTCATTCAGTTATTGATCGTTATTTTTCTCCTTGCCGGCTGTACACAACCGCCTCAAGCAACACCATCCTTTGATGAGATAAAAAAAATGATGAAAGATGCCATTCAAACAGAGGAGGGTAAAAAAGCATTACGACAAATATTGACGGAGGATGATTTTCGTGAGCTTCTTGTGTTAGAGCAGCCAGAGGTGAAAAAGTCTATAGAAGAAACTTTATTATCTAAACAAGGCGAAGACTTTTGGAAGCAAGCCTTTGACGACCCTAAGTTTGCCGAGAAAATTGCTAAGAGCATGAAAGACCAACAAGAAGACGTCATGAAACAATTGATGGGCGATGCATCCTTTCAAAAACAATTAGAGGAATTTTTTGGACAACCTGATATGCAAAAACAATTAGAGAGCATTATGAAATCCTCTACAATGAAAGAACAGTACGAAAAAGCAATTGAAGAAACGATTAACAGTCCATTACTTCAAACAAAATGGGAAAAGTTAATTCAAGAAGCCGGAAAAGGTGACAGCAAGAAGGAGAAAGGCAAAGAAGAAGGGCAATCTAAAGAAGGCGGAGAGGGTCAGTAA
- the truA gene encoding tRNA pseudouridine(38-40) synthase TruA, translated as MGRVKAVVAYDGTNFSGYQSQPGMRTVQSEIDKALVKIHKDKSVHSVASGRTDAGVHANGQVIHFDTPLTLKEERWQMALNVLLPTDIRIVNVCYVDENFHARYSATGKTYIFKWSYASVHSPFERNYSVHLGKWRPDVEKMKEAAKYLIGTYDFTSFCSAKTATSNRVRTVRLLTLERHDDELIMTIEGDGFLYNMVRTIAGMLLAVGKGWHQPEEVKEILALKDRQAASKTAPAHGLYLENVTYDHDNLSK; from the coding sequence ATGGGGCGTGTTAAAGCAGTCGTTGCCTATGATGGGACAAATTTTTCAGGCTATCAATCACAACCCGGGATGAGAACGGTCCAATCAGAAATTGATAAAGCTTTAGTGAAAATTCATAAGGATAAAAGCGTTCATTCTGTTGCAAGTGGGCGTACGGATGCAGGCGTTCATGCCAATGGACAAGTCATTCATTTTGATACACCGCTGACATTGAAAGAAGAACGGTGGCAAATGGCCTTAAATGTATTGTTGCCAACCGATATTCGTATCGTAAACGTTTGTTACGTGGATGAAAATTTTCATGCAAGATATTCAGCAACTGGGAAGACCTATATCTTTAAATGGTCCTATGCAAGCGTGCATAGCCCATTCGAACGTAATTATTCTGTTCATTTAGGTAAATGGCGTCCTGATGTCGAAAAGATGAAAGAAGCCGCTAAATATTTAATTGGCACATATGATTTCACTAGTTTTTGTTCAGCTAAAACAGCCACATCCAATCGTGTGCGTACCGTGAGATTATTAACGCTAGAAAGGCACGACGATGAGCTCATTATGACTATCGAAGGTGACGGCTTTTTATATAATATGGTGCGGACGATTGCTGGCATGTTATTAGCAGTTGGAAAAGGTTGGCATCAGCCTGAAGAAGTGAAAGAAATACTCGCATTAAAAGACCGTCAAGCAGCAAGTAAAACTGCGCCAGCACACGGTTTGTATTTAGAAAATGTCACTTATGATCATGACAATTTATCTAAATAA
- a CDS encoding KinB-signaling pathway activation protein, with protein MTIRNWIKFFFNALWIGGLVTAIIGLIVRWEFFSSYLQSGETWQFLGALLWMVFLGFTMSVIAQMGFFAYLTVHQFGVNIFRSLTLWNWVQLLIIVIVLFDLVFFRFRLTSEDTGRSLLYLTLLASLVIVSGITAYLKAQWTKKHTLISALFFMIVITTLEWLPALMVRSGNIDTWVTILLFPLLAVNSYQILALPKYNTMSDVDKAKLDERRAARRQKAKAASSK; from the coding sequence TTGACAATACGAAATTGGATTAAATTTTTCTTTAATGCACTTTGGATTGGTGGGCTTGTCACGGCCATCATTGGGTTAATTGTTCGGTGGGAGTTTTTCTCGAGTTATCTACAGTCTGGAGAAACTTGGCAATTCTTAGGGGCGCTTTTATGGATGGTGTTTCTTGGTTTTACAATGAGTGTCATTGCACAGATGGGTTTTTTCGCGTATTTAACAGTACACCAATTTGGTGTTAATATTTTTAGGTCTCTTACTTTATGGAACTGGGTTCAATTGTTAATCATTGTAATTGTTTTATTTGATTTAGTCTTTTTCCGCTTCCGCTTAACATCGGAAGACACAGGTAGATCGTTATTATACTTAACTTTACTTGCATCGCTTGTCATTGTATCGGGAATAACAGCTTATTTAAAGGCACAGTGGACGAAGAAGCATACACTGATTTCAGCATTGTTTTTTATGATTGTCATTACGACACTCGAATGGCTACCCGCTTTAATGGTGAGGTCAGGCAATATTGACACGTGGGTAACAATTCTTTTATTCCCACTACTAGCTGTGAATTCCTACCAGATCTTAGCTCTACCAAAATATAATACGATGTCCGACGTTGATAAGGCGAAACTTGATGAACGCCGCGCAGCACGAAGGCAAAAAGCAAAAGCAGCTTCTTCAAAATAA
- a CDS encoding N-acetylmuramoyl-L-alanine amidase — MKRWMIIGILLLGSLGIVVYSTQASDRGFFMPEEFAGVKVVIDPGHGGPDGGASEGDVIERDITLNISKELAKRLEKKGATVVMTRKKEGDALAEHTPEEKFSTLRSRKIADLKLRESIAINENPDVFISVHVNAIPDSKWRGAQVFYHEGGHPDGEFLAKAIQSSFQSNLQNTDREALAISGVYLLKKSPVPSVLVETGFISNPEEKALLVDPKYQSKVADAIMEGISEFLNAEEM; from the coding sequence ATGAAGCGATGGATGATTATTGGCATTTTATTATTAGGTTCTCTTGGAATTGTTGTGTACAGTACACAGGCATCGGACCGAGGATTTTTTATGCCCGAAGAATTTGCGGGCGTAAAAGTGGTCATTGATCCGGGGCATGGGGGGCCTGACGGAGGGGCTTCTGAGGGGGATGTGATAGAACGTGACATTACACTCAACATTTCAAAAGAATTAGCGAAGCGACTTGAAAAAAAGGGTGCGACAGTTGTAATGACACGTAAGAAAGAAGGAGATGCACTCGCTGAACATACACCTGAAGAAAAGTTTTCGACCCTTCGTTCACGTAAGATTGCTGATTTAAAATTACGTGAATCAATTGCGATTAATGAAAACCCGGATGTTTTTATTAGTGTTCATGTAAATGCGATCCCAGATTCAAAGTGGCGTGGTGCACAAGTGTTTTATCATGAAGGCGGTCATCCGGATGGCGAATTTTTAGCAAAAGCGATTCAATCCTCTTTTCAAAGTAATTTACAAAATACAGATCGTGAAGCATTAGCCATTAGTGGTGTATATTTATTGAAGAAATCGCCTGTGCCTTCAGTATTGGTAGAAACAGGTTTTATTTCGAATCCGGAAGAAAAGGCATTGTTGGTTGATCCAAAATATCAATCGAAGGTAGCGGACGCAATTATGGAGGGAATTTCAGAATTTTTAAATGCCGAGGAAATGTAG
- a CDS encoding energy-coupling factor ABC transporter ATP-binding protein, whose amino-acid sequence MDISLQQVGYLYGKDTPFEKRALHGVEASIPTGSYTAIIGHTGSGKSTLLMHLNGLLKPSEGIVDIGDIAIHAKTKGKELKEIRRHVGIVFQFPEHQLFEETVLKDIMFGPLNFGVSEEVAEKRAYELIKLLGLPEDVATKSPFDLSGGQMRRVAIAGVLAFKPSILILDEPTAGLDPRGRKEIMELFHYLHKKENLTTILVTHSMDDAARYADHVIVMHDGTSVMTGSPKEIFGNEEELLANRLGLPKTVQFQRDFEKLIGRPLPDTALTEEQLAKMIAQAAREGDHSC is encoded by the coding sequence ATGGACATCTCACTACAACAAGTAGGGTATTTATACGGGAAGGATACGCCGTTTGAAAAAAGAGCCTTGCATGGCGTAGAGGCGAGTATTCCAACCGGTTCTTACACGGCAATTATCGGTCACACGGGTTCTGGAAAGTCAACACTCTTGATGCACTTGAACGGGCTGTTAAAGCCATCTGAAGGCATTGTGGATATTGGCGATATTGCAATCCATGCCAAGACAAAAGGGAAAGAGTTAAAAGAAATACGTAGACATGTCGGCATCGTCTTTCAGTTTCCGGAACATCAGTTATTTGAGGAAACCGTTCTGAAAGATATTATGTTTGGACCATTAAATTTTGGCGTGTCAGAAGAAGTAGCAGAAAAACGAGCATACGAACTTATTAAGTTGTTAGGACTGCCGGAAGATGTTGCAACTAAGTCGCCATTCGATTTATCAGGTGGGCAAATGAGAAGAGTTGCCATTGCCGGTGTATTGGCCTTTAAACCTTCTATACTAATATTGGACGAGCCAACTGCAGGATTAGATCCTCGTGGTCGGAAAGAGATTATGGAGTTATTTCATTATCTACATAAAAAAGAGAATCTGACGACGATTCTCGTCACACATAGTATGGATGATGCAGCTCGATATGCGGATCATGTCATTGTCATGCATGATGGAACTTCTGTCATGACAGGTTCTCCAAAAGAGATATTTGGTAATGAGGAAGAACTTCTCGCCAATCGACTTGGGTTACCCAAAACGGTTCAATTTCAAAGAGATTTTGAAAAGCTGATTGGTCGCCCACTTCCGGATACTGCTTTAACGGAAGAACAGCTAGCAAAAATGATTGCGCAAGCAGCACGAGAGGGGGATCATTCATGTTAG
- the rplM gene encoding 50S ribosomal protein L13, with translation MRTTFMAKGHEVERKWYVVDAEGQTLGRLASEVAALLRGKHKPTFTPHVDTGDHVIIINAEKIQLSGNKLKDKKYYRHSGYTGSLKERTALEMRTNYPTKMLELAVKGMLPKGPLGSQTFRKLNVYAGAEHPHAAQKPEVYELRG, from the coding sequence ATGCGTACAACATTCATGGCGAAAGGCCACGAAGTAGAACGTAAATGGTATGTTGTCGACGCTGAAGGTCAAACGCTTGGTCGTCTAGCTTCTGAAGTTGCAGCACTTTTACGTGGAAAACATAAGCCAACATTTACACCACACGTTGATACAGGTGACCATGTTATCATTATCAATGCTGAAAAAATTCAACTTTCAGGTAACAAATTAAAAGACAAGAAATACTACCGTCACTCAGGTTACACAGGTAGCTTAAAAGAGCGTACTGCACTTGAAATGCGCACAAACTACCCAACTAAAATGCTTGAGCTTGCAGTTAAAGGAATGCTTCCAAAAGGTCCTTTAGGCAGCCAAACATTCAGAAAACTAAACGTATACGCTGGAGCGGAGCATCCGCATGCGGCACAAAAACCTGAAGTTTACGAGCTTCGCGGATAA
- the uvsE gene encoding UV DNA damage repair endonuclease UvsE has protein sequence MTIVRLGYVAMSMELKNASPSQTMTYAQFQKIDDREAAIRKLERISISNLHHTLRILRHNVASEIYFYRLTSRLIPLANHPELLDWNYMKPLQKELREIGKFVRDNNIRVDFHPDHFVLINSSKKEILKNSLQTLKMHYLLLKGMGIDRTHRCVMHVGGNYKDTGASLERFIDNWAVVPKSLQKMIMLENDDTSFTLEDSLYLCEKLEIPLVFDYHHHLAHHQNSDWKSHWDRVVQTWRHSPLPIKMHISSPKSQNAFRHHADYVDVDMFFKFLTEIKGSIPQIDCMIEAKRKDEALFRLMEEIKVRDDVEMIDGSSFKLRSYQ, from the coding sequence GTGACAATTGTACGTTTAGGTTATGTGGCAATGAGTATGGAATTAAAAAACGCATCTCCCTCACAAACGATGACTTATGCGCAGTTTCAAAAGATTGATGACCGGGAAGCTGCAATTCGCAAATTAGAACGGATTTCAATTTCTAATTTACATCATACACTTAGAATTTTAAGGCATAATGTCGCATCAGAGATTTACTTCTATCGTTTAACTTCCCGGTTAATTCCTTTGGCTAACCATCCTGAGCTCCTTGATTGGAATTATATGAAACCCCTGCAAAAAGAGTTGCGAGAGATTGGAAAATTCGTAAGAGACAACAATATAAGAGTAGATTTTCACCCAGATCATTTTGTGCTCATTAACTCATCGAAGAAAGAAATTCTAAAAAATTCATTACAAACGTTGAAGATGCATTATCTTTTATTAAAAGGCATGGGCATAGACAGAACGCATCGCTGTGTCATGCATGTAGGAGGCAATTATAAAGATACAGGCGCTTCTCTTGAACGTTTTATCGATAATTGGGCAGTGGTTCCGAAATCGTTGCAAAAAATGATTATGCTTGAAAATGATGATACCTCATTTACATTGGAGGATAGCCTCTACTTATGCGAAAAACTGGAGATTCCTCTTGTATTTGATTATCATCATCACCTTGCCCATCATCAAAATTCGGATTGGAAAAGTCATTGGGATCGAGTGGTACAAACGTGGAGGCATTCTCCGCTTCCAATAAAGATGCATATTTCTAGTCCTAAAAGTCAGAACGCATTCCGACATCATGCGGATTACGTTGATGTAGATATGTTTTTTAAGTTCTTAACAGAAATAAAGGGGAGCATTCCACAGATTGATTGTATGATTGAAGCAAAAAGAAAAGACGAGGCCTTGTTTCGGTTGATGGAGGAGATAAAAGTTAGGGATGATGTTGAAATGATTGATGGCTCTTCATTTAAATTAAGATCATATCAGTGA
- a CDS encoding energy-coupling factor transporter transmembrane protein EcfT: MLEKMIFGRFIPGQSFIHKLDPRSKLIFVLLFVFAVFLANNVQTYATLLGFTLLVIFASRIRLYFLLNGLKPILILIIFTFIMHLFFTREGALLVDWKMIKIYEEGLRQGIFISLRFFILVLITSILTLTTSPISITDGMEDLLNPLKRFKLPVHELALMMSISLRFIPTLMDETDKILKAQLARGSDISSGTMKERIRAVIPLLVPLFVSAFKRAEDLAVAMEVRGYRGGEGRTRYRQLKWDARDTTAMVVLVLLIGSLYFWRG, encoded by the coding sequence ATGTTAGAAAAGATGATTTTCGGTCGTTTTATACCGGGACAATCTTTTATACATAAACTTGATCCACGGTCAAAGTTAATCTTTGTATTGCTGTTTGTTTTCGCTGTTTTTCTGGCAAATAATGTTCAAACGTACGCCACTTTATTAGGCTTTACATTGCTTGTCATTTTTGCGTCTCGAATTCGTCTGTACTTTCTTCTGAATGGATTAAAACCGATTTTGATTTTAATTATATTTACATTCATCATGCACCTGTTTTTTACACGGGAAGGTGCATTGTTAGTAGACTGGAAAATGATTAAAATTTACGAAGAAGGCTTACGACAAGGTATTTTTATTTCATTGCGTTTCTTTATACTCGTGTTAATTACTTCTATTTTAACCCTGACGACGTCACCAATATCGATCACAGACGGGATGGAGGATTTACTCAATCCACTCAAACGATTCAAGTTACCCGTCCATGAACTTGCGTTAATGATGTCTATTTCTCTACGTTTTATCCCAACATTAATGGATGAAACGGATAAAATATTAAAAGCCCAGCTTGCACGCGGTTCTGATATCAGCTCAGGTACAATGAAAGAACGTATTCGAGCCGTTATTCCGCTTCTCGTGCCGCTGTTCGTAAGTGCTTTTAAACGTGCAGAAGACTTAGCAGTCGCTATGGAAGTGCGTGGCTATCGAGGGGGAGAAGGACGAACGAGATACCGACAACTCAAATGGGATGCTCGTGATACCACTGCAATGGTAGTTTTAGTTTTGTTAATCGGTTCCCTTTACTTTTGGAGAGGGTAG
- the rpsI gene encoding 30S ribosomal protein S9 codes for MAQVQYLGTGRRKSSVARVRLVPGDGKIIINDRDVEDYVPFETLREVIKQPLNITETLGSYDVLVNVHGGGYTGQAGAIRHGVARALLNVDPDFRPALKSAGFLTRDPRMKEREKYGFRGARRRPQFSKR; via the coding sequence TTGGCACAAGTACAATATCTCGGCACTGGCCGTCGTAAAAGTTCAGTAGCTCGCGTACGTCTCGTACCTGGTGATGGGAAAATTATCATCAACGATCGTGACGTAGAGGACTACGTACCATTCGAAACATTACGAGAAGTTATTAAGCAACCACTTAACATTACAGAAACATTAGGAAGCTACGACGTTTTAGTTAACGTTCACGGTGGAGGATACACTGGACAAGCTGGTGCAATCCGTCACGGCGTTGCACGTGCACTATTAAACGTTGACCCGGATTTCCGCCCAGCACTTAAATCTGCTGGATTCTTAACACGTGACCCACGTATGAAAGAGCGCGAGAAGTACGGTTTCCGTGGAGCACGTCGTCGTCCACAATTCTCAAAACGTTAA
- a CDS encoding Mrp/NBP35 family ATP-binding protein translates to MIDEQTVRELVGQLKDPFLHKTLAETEGITEVSINVEKKHVSVKLALAKINTAEQLPFQMKVVDILKEAGAETVGIRFEELSQEVLNKFRGTATGAEAQDILSPLNNVEFISIASGKGGVGKSTVSVNIAVALARLGKKVGLIDADIYGFSVPDMMGVTKMPKVRGERIIPVERLGVKVISMGFFVEDNAPVVWRGPMLGKALDQFFRDVEWGDLDYLLLDLPPGTGDVALDIHQMLPTSKEVIVTTPHPTAAFVAARAGAMALQTEHEILGVIENMSWFESKATGEKEFVFGKGGGTRLAEELRTDLLGQIPLGQPDWDEEDFAPSVYAEDHPIGKIYTEIAQEIIKKKND, encoded by the coding sequence TTGATTGATGAGCAAACAGTACGCGAATTAGTAGGTCAGTTGAAAGATCCGTTTTTACATAAAACACTTGCAGAAACGGAAGGTATCACAGAGGTATCGATTAATGTTGAAAAGAAACATGTAAGTGTGAAGTTAGCACTAGCAAAAATAAATACTGCAGAGCAATTACCGTTTCAAATGAAAGTCGTTGATATATTGAAAGAAGCAGGGGCAGAAACCGTCGGCATTCGATTTGAAGAACTGTCGCAAGAAGTGCTCAATAAATTCCGTGGAACGGCAACAGGGGCAGAAGCACAGGATATTTTATCACCATTAAATAATGTCGAGTTCATCTCAATTGCATCAGGTAAGGGCGGCGTTGGAAAGTCGACAGTTTCTGTCAATATTGCGGTAGCGCTTGCACGACTTGGAAAGAAAGTCGGCCTTATTGACGCGGATATTTACGGATTTAGTGTTCCGGATATGATGGGTGTTACGAAAATGCCAAAAGTACGTGGTGAACGTATCATCCCTGTTGAAAGACTCGGTGTAAAAGTCATTTCAATGGGCTTTTTTGTAGAAGATAACGCACCAGTTGTATGGCGTGGGCCTATGCTTGGAAAAGCGCTCGATCAATTTTTTAGAGACGTAGAATGGGGAGACTTAGACTACTTGCTCTTAGATTTACCACCAGGTACAGGTGATGTTGCGCTTGACATACACCAAATGTTGCCAACATCAAAAGAGGTTATTGTCACGACACCACATCCAACAGCAGCATTTGTCGCTGCACGTGCGGGGGCGATGGCATTACAAACAGAACATGAAATTCTAGGCGTTATCGAAAATATGTCTTGGTTCGAATCAAAAGCTACGGGTGAAAAGGAGTTTGTATTCGGTAAAGGCGGAGGAACGCGACTAGCGGAAGAGCTTCGTACTGACCTGCTTGGACAAATTCCACTTGGCCAACCAGATTGGGATGAAGAAGACTTTGCGCCGTCTGTTTATGCAGAAGATCATCCAATTGGAAAAATATATACAGAAATTGCACAAGAAATCATTAAAAAGAAAAACGACTAA
- the rplQ gene encoding 50S ribosomal protein L17, which yields MAYRKLGRTSSQRKALLRDLTTDLIVHERIETTEARAKELRSVVEKMITLGKRGDLHARRQAAQFMRREVVATKNEEGKEVKTYAIQKLFDDVAPRYAERQGGYTRIMKMGPRRGDGAPVVVIELV from the coding sequence ATGGCATACAGAAAACTAGGACGTACAAGTTCACAACGTAAAGCGTTGCTTCGCGACCTTACAACTGATCTTATCGTACATGAGCGCATTGAAACGACTGAAGCACGTGCAAAAGAGCTTCGTTCTGTCGTTGAAAAAATGATTACACTTGGTAAACGTGGCGATTTACACGCACGTCGTCAAGCTGCACAATTCATGCGCCGTGAAGTAGTTGCGACTAAGAACGAAGAAGGTAAAGAAGTTAAAACATATGCAATTCAAAAACTTTTTGATGATGTTGCACCACGTTATGCAGAGCGTCAAGGTGGATACACACGCATCATGAAGATGGGTCCTCGTCGTGGAGACGGTGCACCTGTTGTTGTTATCGAACTTGTTTAA
- a CDS encoding energy-coupling factor ABC transporter ATP-binding protein, with protein MKEILSVDHVSFAYPTDDEEVKRNAVDDVSFTIHDGEWIAIVGHNGSGKSTLAKLMIGLLFPDEGNIHVFLEQLTARNIWDVRSKMGIVFQNPDNQFVGSTVQDDVAFALENKGVPFEEMVTVVRESLTLVKMEDFLDHEPHHLSGGQKQRVAIAGALALKPNLLIMDEATSMLDPQGREEVIQIVSELKRTTDLTVISITHDLEEALLADRIIVMNQGKVLDIGTPEEIFSDGDKLESIGLDIPFAMNMSNLIRQNGLDLAGEHMTEEELVNELWTSHYNK; from the coding sequence GTGAAGGAAATCTTATCAGTTGATCATGTCTCATTTGCCTATCCTACCGATGATGAAGAGGTAAAGAGAAATGCGGTAGATGATGTTTCATTTACAATTCATGACGGTGAATGGATTGCAATTGTTGGACATAATGGTTCGGGAAAATCGACACTTGCAAAGCTAATGATTGGACTCTTATTTCCTGACGAAGGAAATATCCATGTATTTTTAGAGCAATTAACTGCTAGAAATATATGGGATGTTCGTTCTAAAATGGGAATCGTTTTTCAAAATCCTGATAATCAGTTTGTTGGATCGACTGTTCAGGATGACGTTGCTTTTGCATTGGAAAACAAAGGTGTTCCTTTTGAAGAAATGGTAACGGTCGTTCGCGAATCATTAACCCTGGTTAAAATGGAAGATTTTCTAGATCATGAGCCGCATCACTTATCCGGGGGGCAAAAGCAACGTGTTGCAATTGCTGGGGCATTGGCATTAAAACCTAATCTCCTCATTATGGATGAAGCGACGTCGATGCTTGATCCACAAGGAAGAGAAGAAGTGATTCAAATCGTATCCGAATTAAAAAGAACAACGGATTTAACAGTCATCTCAATTACACATGACCTTGAAGAAGCGTTACTGGCGGATCGAATTATCGTCATGAATCAAGGGAAAGTACTGGATATTGGAACACCAGAAGAAATATTTTCGGATGGTGATAAACTTGAGTCAATCGGTTTAGATATTCCATTTGCTATGAATATGTCGAATTTAATTCGTCAAAATGGTTTGGACTTAGCTGGTGAACATATGACAGAAGAAGAATTGGTGAATGAATTATGGACATCTCACTACAACAAGTAG